A single genomic interval of Fibrobacter sp. UWB13 harbors:
- a CDS encoding DNA translocase FtsK → MAAQKKKTVKKTKKPKVEPKKDIQEPDSYFITMMVGYLVMLAGVILLLGCITTSIVGEQENWLGDYFGVMFPSFMTFLFGRVAVVIFTAALILWGVFIAIASLRGKLLRFAVGASLLAVNVSFLMSLKNFGDKHVSNETLSMSGGVLGEFFLQNLAIPVFGKVSYVAPLILLLVALALILVLSFGVRPRHFKFIAQAMRYVCGVFGQRRSMGKIEIETLDFPAVKSDKKSEKVEEKKTLRRGVVMEDETMIFVPDSVKMRRRGKVEPFNGRHNWLTDDLDVNRSEMQTQVGDSFGLPQYATGNFLPKNAAGNARPGDLPNATIGNAGNVPVGGTLGGTDSDGVYEDPEIRRLEEELRLNERHMNALQILEIKERIGALRRARDLIDWEKGHKGRMQVKGDVRRTAGSETVDAAIAGNTAANAGVNAANVGGAARRTSERTVVGKVEVPKSSKTAKPAGATNSSTSANTIVRDATLSDSVETRAAIHAEELLGGDGAYVEDFPGSPAVEDDESFAPVVVGADEAGEDPTFGSDFGGKARPASKPAVHSAPIPVAPTASYDEYKIPEIAKILDTHEAQTADYTEEELNAIGKMLEEKLENFKVKGRVIGCETGPMITRFEVEPGPGVKVSRFSALQEDLALPLKVSSIRILAPIPGKAAVGVEIPNRKFQTVFCRDVFMSEKFKPAHDKILVALGKDITGESFTMDLAKAPHLLIAGQTGSGKSVCINALMASMLFSKTPDELRMILVDPKAVELKMYENIPHLLAPVITKPEIAIQALQWLCYEMDRRTEVLASAKVRNIGGFNAKFEAGELPDEVPEEDRGHRMAFIVVIIDEMADLMMVAGKEIEKSVARLAAKARAVGIHLVLATQRPSVKVITGIIKANLPTRISFKVASQIDARTVMDHAGAEKLLGRGDMLYKAVNDPDPVRVHGAFLSDEEAERLADACSDQNVFYPQVESFDVSGGEEGDEEGGGSLKNEKLDKLLFEVAQWAISVNGLSTSAVQRHFSVGYSRAGKIVDQLYGLGVCGPSKGNSKPRAMLIGMDELMQLERSGRFG, encoded by the coding sequence TTGGCTGCACAAAAGAAAAAAACTGTAAAGAAAACGAAGAAGCCTAAAGTCGAACCGAAAAAGGACATTCAGGAGCCAGATTCGTATTTTATTACGATGATGGTGGGCTACCTGGTTATGCTTGCCGGTGTCATTCTGCTGCTTGGCTGCATCACGACTTCGATTGTGGGCGAGCAAGAAAACTGGCTTGGGGATTATTTTGGCGTCATGTTCCCGAGCTTTATGACGTTCCTGTTTGGGCGTGTGGCTGTCGTTATCTTTACGGCGGCGCTTATCCTTTGGGGTGTTTTTATTGCGATTGCTTCGCTTCGTGGAAAGTTGCTGCGTTTTGCAGTGGGAGCGAGCCTGCTTGCTGTGAATGTGTCGTTCCTCATGTCGCTTAAAAATTTTGGCGATAAGCATGTCTCGAATGAAACTCTTTCGATGAGCGGTGGCGTGTTGGGCGAGTTCTTTTTGCAGAACTTGGCGATCCCTGTGTTTGGGAAAGTTTCGTATGTGGCTCCACTGATTTTGCTATTGGTGGCGCTTGCCTTGATTCTTGTGCTTTCATTTGGTGTGCGACCGAGGCATTTTAAGTTTATCGCGCAGGCGATGCGTTATGTGTGTGGTGTTTTTGGACAGCGCCGTTCGATGGGCAAGATTGAAATTGAAACGCTCGATTTCCCTGCCGTTAAGAGCGATAAGAAGAGCGAAAAGGTCGAAGAGAAAAAGACGCTCCGCCGTGGCGTGGTCATGGAAGACGAGACGATGATTTTTGTTCCGGATTCCGTGAAAATGCGTAGGCGCGGGAAAGTCGAACCGTTTAACGGTCGCCATAACTGGCTCACGGACGATTTAGATGTGAATCGCTCGGAGATGCAGACGCAAGTCGGGGATTCGTTTGGTTTGCCCCAGTATGCGACGGGGAATTTTTTGCCTAAAAATGCTGCGGGGAATGCGCGACCGGGCGATTTGCCAAATGCGACGATAGGTAATGCCGGGAATGTTCCAGTGGGAGGAACGTTGGGCGGAACGGACAGTGATGGCGTCTATGAAGATCCGGAAATCCGTCGCTTGGAAGAAGAATTGCGTTTGAATGAACGCCACATGAATGCACTCCAGATTTTGGAAATCAAGGAACGCATTGGCGCGCTTCGCCGTGCCCGCGACTTGATTGACTGGGAAAAGGGTCATAAGGGTCGTATGCAGGTGAAGGGCGATGTGCGCCGTACGGCGGGCTCTGAAACTGTGGATGCAGCTATTGCTGGAAATACTGCTGCGAATGCTGGCGTAAATGCGGCAAATGTTGGCGGGGCTGCTCGTCGAACCTCTGAGAGAACTGTTGTTGGAAAAGTTGAAGTACCGAAATCTTCGAAAACGGCTAAACCTGCGGGGGCTACGAATTCTTCAACGAGCGCGAATACGATTGTCCGTGATGCTACGCTTTCGGATTCTGTGGAAACTCGTGCGGCAATCCATGCCGAAGAGCTTTTGGGCGGCGATGGCGCCTACGTAGAGGACTTCCCGGGAAGCCCGGCGGTCGAAGATGATGAATCTTTTGCCCCGGTTGTTGTCGGTGCTGATGAAGCGGGCGAGGACCCGACCTTTGGATCTGATTTTGGTGGAAAAGCTCGCCCGGCATCTAAACCGGCTGTTCATTCTGCTCCGATTCCTGTGGCTCCGACGGCGTCTTACGACGAATACAAGATTCCTGAAATCGCAAAAATTCTTGACACGCACGAAGCGCAGACTGCGGATTACACCGAAGAAGAGCTGAACGCCATCGGTAAGATGCTCGAAGAAAAGCTTGAAAACTTCAAGGTCAAGGGTCGTGTAATTGGTTGCGAAACGGGCCCGATGATTACTCGTTTTGAAGTGGAACCGGGTCCAGGTGTGAAAGTAAGCCGCTTCTCGGCTTTGCAAGAAGACTTGGCGCTCCCGCTCAAGGTCTCGTCCATCCGCATTTTGGCGCCGATTCCTGGCAAGGCTGCCGTTGGCGTTGAAATCCCGAATCGCAAGTTCCAGACCGTGTTCTGCCGCGATGTGTTCATGAGCGAAAAGTTCAAGCCCGCGCATGACAAGATTCTTGTGGCGCTAGGGAAGGACATCACCGGTGAATCGTTCACGATGGATTTGGCGAAGGCACCGCACTTGCTGATTGCAGGTCAGACGGGTTCCGGTAAGTCTGTTTGCATTAACGCGCTTATGGCGTCGATGCTGTTTAGCAAGACTCCGGATGAACTCCGCATGATTCTCGTGGACCCGAAGGCGGTGGAACTCAAGATGTACGAAAACATCCCGCATCTCTTGGCGCCTGTCATCACGAAACCCGAAATTGCTATCCAGGCGCTCCAGTGGCTCTGCTATGAGATGGACCGCCGTACCGAAGTTTTGGCTTCTGCGAAGGTGCGTAACATTGGCGGTTTCAACGCAAAGTTCGAAGCGGGTGAATTACCGGATGAAGTCCCTGAAGAAGATCGCGGTCACCGTATGGCATTTATCGTCGTGATTATCGACGAAATGGCGGACCTCATGATGGTCGCGGGCAAGGAAATCGAAAAGTCCGTGGCTCGTTTAGCGGCTAAGGCTCGTGCTGTGGGTATCCACTTGGTGCTTGCCACGCAGCGTCCGTCTGTGAAGGTCATTACGGGTATCATCAAAGCGAACTTGCCGACGCGAATCAGCTTCAAGGTCGCATCGCAGATTGACGCCCGCACGGTGATGGATCATGCCGGTGCAGAAAAACTTTTGGGTCGTGGCGACATGCTTTACAAGGCTGTGAACGACCCGGATCCGGTGCGCGTGCATGGTGCTTTCCTCAGCGACGAAGAAGCCGAACGCTTGGCCGACGCATGCTCCGACCAGAACGTGTTCTACCCGCAGGTGGAATCGTTCGATGTCTCGGGTGGCGAAGAAGGCGATGAAGAAGGCGGTGGTTCTCTCAAGAACGAGAAACTCGACAAGCTCCTGTTCGAAGTGGCTCAATGGGCGATTAGCGTGAACGGTCTATCGACTTCGGCGGTACAGCGCCACTTTAGTGTGGGCTACAGCCGAGCAGGGAAGATTGTGGACCAGCTTTATGGCCTTGGCGTGTGCGGCCCCAGCAAGGGCAATTCGAAACCGCGTGCCATGCTCATTGGAATGGACGAACTCATGCAACTCGAACGCTCCGGAAGATTTGGGTAA